A region of the Stutzerimonas stutzeri genome:
CCAGCCGACGCAGTGCCTGGCCAAGCTTGACCACCTGGGCGGCGAGCGCGGCATCGACCTGCGCCTCGTTGGCGACGATGCGCTCTTCCTCGGCGGTCGGCGGATAGTCGAAGCGCATCGCCACGAAGCGCTGGCGGGTGCTGGGCTTCATGCCCTTGAGCAGGTTTTGGTAACCGGGGTTGTAGGACACCACCAGCATGAAGCCCGGCGGCGCCTTGAGCGCCTCGCCGGTGCGCTCGATGAACAGTTCGCGGCGATCATCGGCCAGCGGGTGCAGTACCACGGCGGTGTCCTGCCGTGCTTCCACCACTTCGTCCAGGTAGCAGATGCCTCCTTCGCGGACCGCGCGGGTCAGCGGACCGTCCTGCCACCAGGTGCCCTGTGCGCCGATCAGGTGTCGGCCGACCAGGTCGGCCGCCGACAGGTCGTCATGGCAGGCCACGGTGTACAGCGGCAGATTCAGGCGATGCGCCATGTGCTGTACGAAACGGGTCTTGCCGCAGCCGGTCGGGCCCTTGATAAGCACGGGCATGCCGTGCTGCCAGGCCTGCTGGAACAGCTGCTCTTCATTGCCCAACGGTTGGTAGAAGGGCGCGTCAGGCGTGCCGGCGGTAGTCGGGATTTCAATCGCATTCACAGGCAAGTACCTCACGGCAGCAGTTGGTTATTTCCATCGCCAAGCTACCGGCCCCGCTTTGCCCCCTCAAGCCATCCGCCGGCAAAGCTTGATTGCGATCAAGTCCCGCGCCGGATGCCTGCCAATCGAAGCCGATTCCAGACGTTTCGGCGTGTTGCGCCCGCGACAAGGCGTCACGTTCGGGGGGTGCCGGTGGCTCTCTTGATTGCCGTCAAGCGCTTTCGGATTGCCGCTCTCATAGCATCCAAGTCGCAAAAAGAAGAAGTCCCCGGGAACTGCCACACCGCCGTAACTAGCAGGAGTCGCCAGAAGCGCTCCCATAGGAGAGAAGGATGAGCAATGTTGGTAAACCTATCCTGGCTGGCCTGATCGCCGGCCTTTCGTTGCTTGGTCTGGCAGTCGCCCAGGCTGCAGCCCCAGAGATGACCGCCGAAGAGAAGGAAGCGTCCAAGCAGATCTATTTCGAGCGTTGTGCAGGTTGCCACGGCGTTCTGCGTAAAGGAGCCACGGGCAAGAATCTAGAGCCACATTGGAGCAAAACCGAAGCGGATGGCAAGAAGACCGAGGGCGGTACCCTCAATCTGGGCACCAAGCGCCTGGAAAACATCATTGCCTATGGCACCGAAGGCGGGATGGTCAACTACGACGACATCCTGACCAAAGAAGAAATCAACATGATGGCGCGCTATATCCAGCACACGCCGGACATTCCGCCAGAGTTCTCCCTGCAGGACATGAAAGACAGCTGGAACCTGATCGTTCCGGTTGAAAAGCGTGTAACCAAGCAGATGAACAAGATCAACCTGCAGAACGTGTTCGCCGTCACCCTGCGTGACGCGGGCAAGCTGGCCCTGATCGACGGTGATACCCACAAGATTTGGAAGGTTCTGGAAAGTGGCTATGCCGTACACATCTCCCGCATGTCCGCATCCGGTCGCTACGTGTACACCACCGGACGTGACGGCCTGACCACCATCATTGACCTCTGGCCTGAAGAACCGATGACCGTTGCGACTGTTCGCTTTGGTTCTGACATGCGCTCCGTTGACGTGTCCAAATTCGAAGGCTACGAAGACAAATACCTGATCGGTGGTACCTATTGGCCGCCGCAGTACAGCATTGTGGATGGTCTGACCCTGGAGCCAATCAAGGTTGTTTCCACCCGCGGCCAGACCGTCGATGGCGAATACCACCCCGAGCCGCGCGTAGCGTCCATCGTCGCTTCGCACATCAAGCCGGAGTGGGTGGTGAACGTGAAGGAAACCGGGCAGATCATCCTGGTCGATTACACCGATCTGAAGAACCTCAAGACCACTACCATCGAGTCGGCCAAGTTCCTTCATGACGGCGGCTGGGACTACTCCAAGCGCTACTTCATGGTTGCTGCCAACGCGTCCAACAAGGTCGCTGCGGTCGACACCAAGACCGGCAAGCTGGCAGCCCTGATCGATACCGCGAAGATCCCGCACCCGGGCCGTGGCGCCAACTTCGTGCACCCGCAGTTCGGTCCGGTATGGTCCACCGGCCACCTGGGCGACGACGTGGTATCGCTCATCTCCACGCCTTCCGAGGAATCCAAGTACGCCAAGTACAAGGAGCACAACTGGAAGGTGGTACAGGAGCTGAAGATGCCGGGCGCCGGCAACCTGTTCGTCAAGACCCACCCGAAGTCGAAGCACTTCTGGGCCGACGCGCCGATGAACCCGGAGCGTGAGGTAGCCGAATCGGTGTACGTGTTCGACATGAACGACCTGAGCAAGGCACCGATCCAGCTCAACGTCGCCAAGGACTCCGGTCTGCCGGAAAGCAAGGCGATCCGCCGCGCTGTGCAGCCCGAGTACAACAAGGCGGGTGACGAAGTGTGGATCTCCCTTTGGGGCGGCAAGACCGACCAGTCCGCGATCGTGATCTATGACGACAAGACACTGAAGCTCAAGCGCGTCATCACCGACCCGGCCGTCGTCACTCCGACCGGTAAGTTCAACGTGTTCAACACCATGAACGACGTGTACTAACCCGCCCGAGGATTGCCTGTTAACACCCACCGCGCCTGGCGCGGTGGGTCTGGCAAGGGAACAGATTCCATGACCGATAAAGACGGCAACAAGCAACAAAAGGGCGGCATCCTTGCGCTACTGCGGCGGCCGAGCACGCGCTATTCGCTCGGCGGCATTTTGATAGTGGGCATTGTTGCCGGCATCGTCTTCTGGGGCGGCTTCAACACTGCGCTTGAAGCGACCAACACCGAAACCTTCTGCATCTCCTGTCACGAGATGGGTGACAACGTTTACCCCGAATACAAGGAAACCATTCATTACGCCAACCGCACCGGCGTGCGCGCGACCTGCCCGGACTGCCATGTGCCAAGGGACTGGACGCACAAGATGGTGCGCAAGGTAGAAGCCTCCAAGGAGCTGTGGGGCAAGATCGTCGGCACCATCGACACCGCCGAGAAGTTCGAAGCCAAGCGGCTGACGCTGGCTCGCCGGGAGTGGGCACGGATGCGCGCATCCGATTCGCGGGAGTGCCGCAACTGCCACAGCCTGGAAAGCATGAGCTCCGACATGCAGAAACAGCGCGCTCGCAAGCAACATGAGATGGCGCGTGAAGACAACCTGACCTGCATTGCTTGCCACAAGGGCATTGCACACCACTTGCCTGAAGGCATGACCGAAGAAGACGAAGATTGATCAAGCGGTCCTGGCGGGCCAGCCAACCATCGATGATGAGGAACCGACTATGAAAAAGACCCTGATGGCCAGTGCGGTGGGGGCGGTGATCGCCTTCGGAACACACGGTGCTATGGCCGCCGCGCCTGCCGATTGGAGTTCGGTGGCAGCGACCGACGTCACGCTGTTCTACCCAGGCGTGTCGCCGGTGGAATGGATCACCAAGGGTACCGAGCACGGTGGTGCGCGAGCCCTGAAAAAAGGCGAAACCTGCGCCGGCTGCCATTCCGAGGAAGCCTCCGACATGGGCGAAAAAATGGCCAGCGGCAAGAAGCTGGAGCCCAGCCCGATTGCCGGCAAGGCGCCTTTCATCAACGCCAAGGTGCAGGCTGCCAATGACGGTGAGAACCTCTACCTGCGTTTCACCTGGAAGCAGCCGGCGGCCTCCGGCGCGGCCCCGATGGACGCTGACAACCCGGTCAAGATCGCCTACATGCTCGAAGGTGGCTCCAAGGTCGAACTGGCCGAAGCGGGCGGTTGCTGGGGCAGCTGTCACGGCGATGCGCGCACCATGCCGGGCGCTGCAGACACCAAGACCAAGTACGTCAAGGACGGCTCGCTGGCCAACGGCGTCTACTACGATCTGAACCAGTGGCGCAGCGGTGAGAACAAGGCCTTCGACGGCTACGTGGCGACCGAGCGAGTGATGGAAGGTGGTCAGGCGTTGGTCGACGCTCAGGGCAAGCTCGACGGTGATACCTGGACAGTGGTATTCACGCGCAAATTCGCTGGAGGCGAAGGTGACGTGACCCTCGCGCCGGGCAACCTCTACAACTTCGGTTTCGCCATCCACGACGACAGTGCCACCGGGCGTTACCACCACGTCTCCCTTGGCTACTCGCTGGGCATCGATGCCCAGGGCGACATCACCGCCGCCAAGCAATAAAACAGTGGCAAGCAACGGGCCGGCGCGATGCCGGCCTCGTGCTGCTCATGATACGCCTACCGGCCTGCGACGGTCAGAGCCGTGCCAGTGGGATGATTTGATTGCAATCAAGGAACCGGCATAGCGGCTCATTCATTCTGAGCCTGCCCGCACAGGTCGCGACGCAGCCGTTCGAAGTCCCGGAACCCACAAACAATGACCAAGGACAAAAGGTTGCCTAGCACAAGCGGTAAATTTACCGTGCACTTGCTCAGTGCGTTTTACTGAGCACCCTTTGGGTGGGCGGTGACGTTCACCCTTTTAGCCTTGAGGAAGATCTGATGAAAAAAATTCTAATCCCGATGCTCGCCCTCGGCGGCGCGCTGGCCATGCAGCCGGCGCTGGCGCAAGACGGTGAAGCGCTGTTCAAGAGCAAGCCTTGCGCGGCCTGCCACAGCGTCGACACCAAGATGGTTGGCCCGGCTCTGAAAGAAGTCGCCGCCAAGAATGCCGGCGTCGAAGGCGCTGCCGACACCCTGGCTCTGCACATCAAGAATGGCAGCCAAGGCGTTTGGGGCCCGATCCCGATGCCGCCAAACCCAGTCACCGAGGAGGAAGCCAAGATCCTCGCCGAGTGGGTTCTTAGCCTCAAGTAAGCTGCTCCGGAGGACGCCATGACAGTTGCCCGACACGCCGTTTCACGTCTGGGGCTGGCCCTGGCGTCCTTTCTCCTGTTTCCCCTTGCTCTGGCTGCAGCGCCCGCTGCCGAGCGCCAGGCAACGCTTGACCACCTGCTTCTTCAGGACTGTGGCTCCTGCCATGGTCTGCGCATGACCGGCGGCCTTGGCCCCGCGCTGACCCGCGAGGCGCTTGCCGGCAAACCCCGTGACAGTCTGATCGCCACCGTTACCCACGGCCGCCCTGGCACCGCCATGCCCGGCTGGAATGCCCTGCTCGACGAGCAGGACATCGCCTATCTGGTTGACCGTCTTCTCGAAGGATATCCCAAGCCATGATTCGTCCTTTTCTGCTGTTGGCTGCGGTCGGTTTGCTTACTGCCTGTGCGCAGCAGCCTTTGCGCGGTACCGGCGACCTCGGTGTAGTGGTGGAGCGTGCCACCGGCAGCCTGCAGATCATCGAGAGCAGCAACCAGAGCCAGATTGCCCGTATCGAAGGCCTTGGGGATCTGTCCCATGCTTCGGTGGTGTTCTCCCGTGATCAGCGTTACGCCTATGTGTTCGGTCGTGATGGTGGGCTGACCAAGGTCGATCTGCTGCGCCATCGCATCGACCGCCGGGTGATTCAGGGCGGCAACAGCATCGGCGGCGCGATCAGCCAGGACGGCACTCTGATAGCGGTCGGCAATTACGAGCCGGGCGGGGTCAAGGTGTTCGACGCCAAGACGCTGGAGCTGGTGGCCGACATCCCCGCCACGCCGCTGGCCGATGGCAGCCGTAATGCTCGCGTGGTCGGCGTGATCGACGTACCCGGCCGGCGCTTCATCTACAGCCTGTTCGATACCGACGAAACCTGGCTGCTGGATTTCAGCCAGGGCAACGAGCCGCAGATCACCCGTTTCGAAGGTATTGGTCGGCAGCCCTACGATGCACTGCTGACGCCGGAGGGTCGTTACTACATTGCCGGGCTGTTCGGCGAGGACGGCATGGCCAAGATCGATCTCTGGCATCCCGAGCGCGGCGTCGAGCGCATTCTTGACGGCTACGGTCGGGGCGAGCAGAAACTGCCGGTCTACAAGATGCCCCACCTGGAAGGCTGGACCGTTGCAGGTAACCAGACCTTCGTACCGGCGGTCGGCCAGCATCGCGTGCTAGTGATGGACTCGCAGAATTGGCAGCAGACCGCTGCCATCGATGTAGCCGGTCAGCCGATCTTCGTCATGGCGCGGCCGGACGCTCGGCAGATATGGGTCAACTTCGCCCATCCGGACAACCACCGGGTTCAGGTCATCGACAGCGAGACTCACGAAATCATCGCCGATCTGGAGCCCGGGCCAGCCGTGCTGCACATGGAATTCACCGCCCGCGGCGATCAGCTCTGGCTGTCGGTGCGTGACGGCGAGGAGATCCAGGTCTGGGACCCTTATACCCTGAAGCTGCTCAAGCGACTGCCGGCGCACAGTCCGAGCGGCATCTTCTTCAGCAGTCGCGCCCACGAGACGGGGTTGTGACATGCATATCGACGCACTCAGCCGCCGCCTGATCGACCGCTACCAGCACGGCATGCCGCTGTGTGCCGAACCCTACCGCGCCATGGCCGAAGAGCTTGGCTGCAGCGAGGGCGAGGTGTTGGCCTGCCTCGAACAGCTGCAGGAGGACGGTGGCCTATCGCGCATCGGCCCGGTATTCGAACACAGCCGTGCCGGCGCCAGCACGCTGGTCGCGCTGGCCGTTCCCGAGGCGCGCCTGGAGCAGGTTGCGGCGCGCATCAATGCATTCCCCGAAGTGAACCACAACTACTTGCGCGAGCACCGTTACAACCTCTGGTTCGTGCTGACAGGACCGGATCGAGCGCATATCGACGCTCTGCTTGCCGAGATCGAAGCCGACACAGGGCTGGTGCCGCTCGATCTGCCGATGCTTCACGCATTCCGCATCGACCTGGGCTTTCCGCTGGGAGATCCGTCATGAACAGTTGCCTGAACGAACTGCAGGCGATGCAGTTGCGCCGCCTGCTAGAGACCGGGCTGCCACTGGCCGCGCGCCCTTATCAACGACTGGCCGAGCAGATAGGGAGCGTCGAGGAGCACGTGCTCCAGCAGATCCAGCGCTGGCAGGAAGAGGGCCTGTTCCGCCGTGTCGGTCTGGTGCTCAAGCACCGCGCCCTCGGTTTTCGCGCCAACGCCATGCTGGTAATGGATATACCGGATGCGCAGGTGGACGAAATTGGCAGGCGCCTTGGTCAGGCGGCAGGGGTGAACCTCTGTTATCAGCGTCCGCGGCGTCTGCCGCAGTGGCCATACAACCTGTTCTGCATGGTCCACGGGCGCGAGCGTGAGCAGGTCTGCCAGCTGATCGAGCGCTTGCTGGCGGATAACGGCTTGAGCGAGGTGCCTCATCAGCTGCTGTTCAGTACGCGCGCCTTCAAGCAGTGCGGTGGCCGCTTTGCGCCGCCGCTAAGGGAAGTCGTCAATGGATGAGCTAGATCGGCAACTGATCAATCGCCTGCAGCACGGTCTGCCGCTGGTACGCCATCCCTGGGAGGCTTTGGCTGAAGAATTGGGCAGCACCGCCGAGGTCTTGCGCCTGCGGGTCCAGGCCTTGCTGGACGACGGCACGCTGACTCGCTTCGGTCCGATGTTCGATATCGATCGTCTCGGCGGTGCCTTCACGCTGGCGGCGTTGTCGGTGCCCGAGGCACGCTTCGATGCCGTCGCCGCGCAGCTGGAAGCGATGCCAGAGGTGGCGCACAACTATCGTCGTGAGCACCAGTGGAACATGTGGTTCGTGCTTGGTTGCGAAACGCCCCAGGGCATCACCGAGACCATTGCGCGCATCGAGGCGCAAACCGGACTCACGGTGCTCAATTTGCCGAAAGAGGAAACCTTTCATGTCGGTTTGCACTTCCCCGTCTGACGAGGGCCTGACGCGCCGCCTGATCGAGCTTACCGAGGCTGGGTTGCCACTGGTGGCCGATCCCTGGGCATGGCTTGCCGAGGAGCTTGGGATCGACGTGGACGACACGCTTGCCCTGTTGCAACGGCTGCAGGCCGACGGTGCAATCCGCCGGGTCGCGGCGATACCCAACCACTACCGTCTCGGTTATCGACACAACGGCATGACCGTGTGGGACGTCGACGATGCCGAGATCGCGAGATTGGGCGCGCTGATCGGCGCCCAGCCCTTCGTCAGCCACTGCTATCGCCGACCACGTCAGGAAGGCTGGCCCTACAACCTGTTCGCCATGGTGCACGGGCGTGATGCCAGTGACATCGAGGCCTACCGCAATCAGATCCGCGCGCTGCTGGGCAATGCCTGCCGGGCAAACGACATGTTGGTATCCAGCCGTATTCTGAAGAAGACCGGTCTGCGTCTGGCTGGGCAACGCCGCGTCTGACATCCGTACGGCGCCGTGGCGTGGCTGCGTTCAGCATCGGCTGAGCACAACCCTGCGCCAATATGACCCTCGTGTTCGCGTGTCGGATAGGCAGAATAAGCTTGTTCAAACGCCTCCAAAAAGCTGCAGCCCTCGCCACGTCTGGCCTCGCAGCGACCTATCCAGCTCCGCGGAATGCCCTACTGTAACGTTCGGGTTTTTCTTGATTGCCATCAAGCAGGTTTCGATAGCCCCCTTCTTAAACTGGCCACGCCAAGCCATGAGGAGGCGACCATGTCCGAGACCTTCACCAAAGGTATGGCGGCGATTTTCAAGGTAGTTGTCGCGTGAGCGTGTCACGCTGCCTTTGATGTTTGCTGCAGTACCGCTTCCCGCTCAGGGTTCAGGCACACGATCGGTGCCAGTGACCAGTTCCTGATGTCGCCGCTCCAGCGCTCCGGGTACCGTGCGCGTGCCGCCTCGTACAGCTCGATACGCTTGCGCAGCAGCTCTTCCGCTTGGCCGGTATGTCGCTGCGCCGGGGTCACGAACTTCAGGGCGCTGTGGCGATGTTCATGGTTGTACCAGTCCACGAAGCGGTTCACCCAGCTCCTGGCCTGCTCCAGCGTGTCGAAGGGCCGCTCCGGCCACAGCGGGCAGTACTTCGCCGTGCGGAACAGGGCCTCGGCATAGGCGTTGTCATTGCTCACCCGCGGGCGGCTGAACGAGGGCATCACACCCAGGTTCTGCATGGCCGCCAGCATGGTCGAGCCCTTCATCGCGCTGCCGTTGTCCGAGTGCAGTACCAGCGGCTGGCCTGCCCGCTGTTCACGTAGGCAGGCCTGGCGTAGCAGCTGGGCGGCCTGCTCGGCGCTTTCACTTTCATGCACCTCGTTGGCCACCAGCTTGCGGCTGTAGACGTCCTTGATCATGTACCAGTAGAAGTAACGGCCCTTGACCGTGGTCGGCAGCCAGGTGATGTCCCAGCACCACAGCTGGTTCGGGCCGTCGGCCACATGGGTCGTCAGCGCTCGTTTCACCGGTGGGCGACTGCGGCCGCGCGGATGCTGCTGTTCGGCTTCCTTCAGCACCCGGTAGAAGGTCGACTCCGAGGCCAGCCAGGTGCCCTGATCGGCCAGCCGCGCCACGATCTGCTGCGGCGGCAGGCTGGCAAACTCGGGCTGGTTGGCGGCCTCCAGCACGCGGCGGCGCTCTTGCGGACTCAGCTTGTTGGCCGGCTCAGCTCGTTGTGCCGAAGGACGCCGATCCTCCGGGCAGTGCTGCCAGCGCTGCAGGCTGCGCAACGACAGGCCCAGTTCGGCGCAGGCCTGCGCCCGCCGCGCTCCCGCCGCCACGGCTTCCTCGATCAACTGCAGGGTTTCACGGCGATCCGGGGCGCTGATCATTCGTCCTCGTCCTTCCCCCAGAGCGCCTCGGCTTTTTTTCGCAACACCAGCAGGGCCGCGGTTTCTGCCAGCGCCGCATCCTTGCGCCGCAGCTCACGCTCCAGCTGCTTGATGCGCTTCTTCGCGGCCTTTTCCTCTTCGCGCTCGCGCCGGGTCTTGCTTGGCTGAACCGAGCCGTTGGCCTGCTCGCAGGCTTCGCGCCAGGCCTTAATCTGCTCGACATACAGGCCTTTGCGCCGGCAGTACTCCGCCAGCTCGGCCGCATTGAGGCTGGCGCTTTCCAGCACCACCCGAAACTTGTCCTGGCTCGACCACTGGTCGGCCTGCTGTCCATCTCCCGGCACCACTGCTCCCGCTGCTCTGGCCTGTTTGCGCCAAGCATACAGGGTGGCATCGGTAATGCCTGTCGCTTCCACCAGCTCCGGCACCGTCCGGTTCAAGGGCGGCATCATTTGCCGCACCACCCACTCCCGATGCTCTATCGAATAACGCGCCACACGGCTCTCACTTCCGCCCACCGACCAAGACTCATCGAATCAACTCACACGACAACTATCCTGACGCGGCGGGATGGCCAGGAATATTTACTTCGGAGGAAGCGTGTTCTTCTTCCTGGTGTTTCTGGGCCTTACTTACCACACAGAGCAGACTTTCCCCGAGCGAACGAACGAATCGGAAATGACCGAAGCGGTAGTGCGTGGCAAGGAAGTTTGGGAAAACAACAACTGCATTGGCTGCCACAGCCTGCTCGGCGAGGGTGCCTACTTCGCACCGGAACTGGGCAACGTGTTTGTCCGCCGTGGCGGCGAGGAGACCTTCAAGCCCTTCCTGCATGCCTGGATGAAGGCGCAGCCACTCGGAGCGCCCGGTCGCCGTGCGATGCCGCAATTCAATCTCAGCGAGCAGCAAGTTGACGATATGGCGGAGTTCCTCAAGTGGACTTCGAAGATCGACACCAATGACTGGCCGCCGAACAAGGAGGGTTGAGTGATGGACGTCTTTGTTTCCGAATCCATAGAAGGGGCCACGAGATGAGCAGTTTTAATCCGCATCTCAAATTCCAATCGCAGGCCGTTGCTAAACCCTACTTCGTGTTTGCGCTCATTCTGTTCGTCGGTCAGGTGCTGTTCGGCCTGATCATGGGGCTTCAGTACGTGGTGGGCGACTTCCTGTTCCCGCTGCTGCCTTTCAACGTGGCGCGGATGGTTCACACCAACCTGCTGATAGTCTGGCTGTTGTTCGGCTTCATGGGGGCGGCCTACTACCTGATCCCTGAGGAATCGGACTGTGAGTTGCACAGCCCGAAACTGGCCATCATCCTGTTCTGGGTGTTTGCCGCCGCGGGCGTGCTGACCATTCTCGGCTACCTGTTCGTGCCCTACGCGGCTCTGGCAGAAATGACCAGAAACGACCTGTTACCGACCATGGGACGAGAGTTTCTCGAACAGCCAACGATCACCAAGATCGGGATCGTGGTGGTTGCTCTTGGCTTCCTCTACAACATCGGCATGACCATGCTCAAAGGTCGCAAGACCGTGGTCAGTACGGTGATGATGACCGGTCTGATCGGCCTGGCAGTGTTCTTCCTGTTCGCGTTCTACAACCCGGAAAACCTTTCTCGCGACAAGTTCTACTGGTGGTTCGTCGTACACCTGTGGGTAGAAGGCGTTTGGGAACTGATCATGGGTGCGATGCTGGCCTTCGTCCTGATCAAGGTCACCGGCGTGGACCGCGAAGTAATCGAGAAGTGGTTGTACGTGATCATCGCCATGGCCCTGATCACCGGCATCATCGGTACCGGACACCACTTCTTCTGGATCGGCGCGCCGACTGTGTGGTTGTGGGTGGGATCGATCTTCTCAGCCCTTGAACCGCTACCGTTCTTCGCCATGGTGCTGTTTGCCCTGAACATGGTGAACCGTCGTCGCCGCGAACATCCGAACAAGGCTGCATCGCTGTGGGCAATCGGTACTACCGTGACCGCGTTCCTTGGCGCTGGCGTGTGGGGCTTCATGCACACCCTGGCCCCGGTGAACTACTACACCCACGGCTCGCAGTTGACCGCCGCACACGGCCACCTGGCCTTCTACGGCGCTTACGCAATGATCGTGATGACCATGATCAGCTACGCCATGCCGCGTCTGCGTGGTCTGGGTGAGGCGCCTGATGCTCGGGCACAGCGTATTGAAGTCTGGGGCTTCTGGCTGATGACCATCTCCATGATCGCCATCACCCTGTTCCTCACCGCTGCTGGTGTCGTGCAGATCTGGCTGCAACGGATTCCTGCCGACGGCGCCGCCATGTCGTTCATGAACACCGCTGACCAGCTGGCCATCTTCTTCTGGCTGCGCTTCATCGCCGGGGTGTTCTTCCTGATCGGCCTGGTCTGCTACCTGTACAGCTTCCGCCAGCGCGGTCGGGTACCGGTTGTAGTAGCAGCCCCTGCTGCGGCCTGAGACACAGTGCAATGAGGATCGACGGCCCGACTGGTAACAGCGGGCCGTTTTGCTTTATCAGCGCCGGTACGGAGTAAGCGTCATGGCCTTTACCATCGAAGTGGAAGAGTGGGTCGGCAGTGTCTGGCACCGCTTCATCACCCGTCGCGCCAGCCCGGATTTTCCGGAGGCACGGGTCGATCTTGAGAGCATGCAGCGATCGTTGTCGCTGATGTTTCGCGCCATGGGTGGGGCCAGCGGTGTCGGTGTCGAGGCCGCTAGCGCGCGCGACCTGGTGCTGCGGCGCAACCTGCTGCAACAGGTGGCCGGCACCTGCATGCAATTGCCGGTGGCCTGGTGCGACAGCAGTAACCTGCGCCTTCCACAGAGTCTTGCGGTGTACCCGGAAGTCTCACTCAATCAGGATCTTTATCGCTGGCTGGCGCTGATCGCAGCGCAGGCCGGACAGATGCGCCACTGGGCGCGTGACAATCAGCGCTGGACACAAGCGCTGCTCGAACAATTTCCAGCCATGCGCCCGCGTTATCAGCGCCTGGTCGAGGCGCATCTGCAATTGCGCCCTGATCCGAAACAGCTGCCCAAAGCCGAGGCTGCGCTGGAAGCGGCGCTTTGCCAGGCCCTGCGCGAGCCTGGCAGCGTCAGCCAGTTCCCGCGCTGCGAGCGAGCGCCTTGGCCGTTGTCGCTGTGGCTTTACCCGGCGGAAAACCTTGGCGAGCCTCAGGCGGTCTATCGGGTCGAGGAGGGCGAGGGCGATCTGGAAACGCCGCCTAGCGGCGAGTCCCGGCAGCGCAAGCGTGCCCGGCGCGTCGACGATAGCTCCAGCAAAGGCGGGCTGCTGCTGTTCCGTCTGGAAAACCTGTTCAGCTGGTCCGAGCATGTCGAACTGGACCGCTGCGATGACGACACCGAAGACCTCGACGCGGCCCGCGTCGCCGAGGACCTCGACGAACTGGCTCTGTCGCGCCAGCGGATGCGCCAGGGTGGCGGCTTGAAGCTCGACCTGGACCTGCCTGCGTCGGACTTTGACGATGTGCCGTTGGGTGAAGGCATCAAGTTGCCCGAGTGGAACTATCGCAAGCAGTGCCTGCAAAAGGACTTCGTCAATCTGCAGATGATGTTGCCCTGCGGCTCCGAACCCAAGCCGTTGCCGCTGCGCCTTTCGCCCCTGGCAAGACGCTTGCGCCGACAGTTCGAACATCTGCGCAACGACCGTCAGTGGCTGCGCCAGCAACCCCAGGGTTCTGAACTGGACATGCAGGCCTGGTTGGATTTTCACGTCGAGCGGCAGAACGGCCAGTGCGCCGAGCGCGGCCTGTTCATGGAGCAGCGGCAGAATCGTCGTGATCTGGCCTGCCTGCTGCTGGCCGATCTATCCATGTCCACCGATGCACATCTGGACAACGAGCACCGTGTGATCGACGTTGTCATCGATAGCCTGCTGCTGTTTGGCGAAGCCTTGTCGGCCGTCGGCGATCCGTTCGCGCTATACGGCTTCTCCTCGCTGCGTCGCCAGC
Encoded here:
- a CDS encoding nitric oxide reductase activation protein NorD codes for the protein MAFTIEVEEWVGSVWHRFITRRASPDFPEARVDLESMQRSLSLMFRAMGGASGVGVEAASARDLVLRRNLLQQVAGTCMQLPVAWCDSSNLRLPQSLAVYPEVSLNQDLYRWLALIAAQAGQMRHWARDNQRWTQALLEQFPAMRPRYQRLVEAHLQLRPDPKQLPKAEAALEAALCQALREPGSVSQFPRCERAPWPLSLWLYPAENLGEPQAVYRVEEGEGDLETPPSGESRQRKRARRVDDSSSKGGLLLFRLENLFSWSEHVELDRCDDDTEDLDAARVAEDLDELALSRQRMRQGGGLKLDLDLPASDFDDVPLGEGIKLPEWNYRKQCLQKDFVNLQMMLPCGSEPKPLPLRLSPLARRLRRQFEHLRNDRQWLRQQPQGSELDMQAWLDFHVERQNGQCAERGLFMEQRQNRRDLACLLLADLSMSTDAHLDNEHRVIDVVIDSLLLFGEALSAVGDPFALYGFSSLRRQQVRMQELKSFRQPYGDETRGRIQALKPGYYTRMGAAIRQATELLGNCKQRRKLLLLVTDGKPNDLDLYEGRYGVEDTRQAVMEARRQGLLPFCITIDREAGDYLPYMFGANGYTLIKEPQQLPFRLPQLYKQLTQP